Sequence from the Thermanaerothrix sp. genome:
TGCCGGATGCCGGCTATAAGGGCCTCCCGGTCTGCTTCGGTGCGAAGGGGCGGATTTACCCGACCGTAGCTTTCTGCCCCCAACTCCCGGGCCCGCTCTTCCGTGAGGGCCAAATGGTGGGGGGTAACCTCGCAGGTAACCTGACCGGCGGAACGCCGCTGCCGGTATTCCTGGACCAGCTTCAGGGCTTCCTGGGTAGAAACATGGGCGATATGGATGGCGCACCCCGTTTCGTGGGCAAGGCGAAGGACCCGTTCGGTGCCGTGGTTTTCTTCCAGGCGACTGTAGATTTCTCGAGGGGCCCCCTGCGCCTTAAGCTGTTCTGCTTCTTTGCCTCCAAAGTCACAGTGGTGCGAAACGCGAATGCCCCTCCGGCGGGCCTCCTGAAGGGCCGCCCGCAACACCCCTTCGTCGGCCAGATCCTTGCCATCCTCCGAAAGGAGTCGGACTACCGCCGGGTCCAACTCTGCAAGATGGGATACCGAGCGGCCGTCCATCCCCCGGGTAAGGGATAGAACTGGGAAGAGGTCGATAAGCCCCAGGGCGTTCGCCCGTCCCTGGAGATGCCGGGCAAGCTCCACCGAGTCGATCACCGGTTGGGTGTTGGCCATGCAGACTACGGTGCCGAATCCGCCGGCGGCGGCGGCGAGGGAGCCACTTTCCAGGGTTTCTTTAAGGGGAAAGCCCGGATCCCGAAAATGGGCGTGGAGGTCCACAAAGGCGGGCATGCAGACCACGTCGCTTCCTAAAGCGTGACCATCGATGTGAATGGTGGGCCCAGGAGATTCGACGGCCATGGCGTCTTTCTCCCGGGCAAGGGAAGAAAACGGCCCTTCAGGTTTTGGGACCCCCTCACTTTGAGGAAAGAGGGCTTGTATACGCCCCTCTTCGATAAGAACGCTTCCCTGGAAATCCTGATGGGCATCTACGAGCCGAACGCCGCTAATCAATATGTTCATTTATCGGAAATCCTCGGTGGTTCTCAGATCATCGCAGTATTCGCAGCGATAGG
This genomic interval carries:
- a CDS encoding amidohydrolase family protein, which translates into the protein MAVESPGPTIHIDGHALGSDVVCMPAFVDLHAHFRDPGFPLKETLESGSLAAAAGGFGTVVCMANTQPVIDSVELARHLQGRANALGLIDLFPVLSLTRGMDGRSVSHLAELDPAVVRLLSEDGKDLADEGVLRAALQEARRRGIRVSHHCDFGGKEAEQLKAQGAPREIYSRLEENHGTERVLRLAHETGCAIHIAHVSTQEALKLVQEYRQRRSAGQVTCEVTPHHLALTEERARELGAESYGRVNPPLRTEADREALIAGIRQGIVDAIATDHAPHTAEDKAKGAPGFIGLETAFPVCYTVLVK